A section of the Mesorhizobium loti genome encodes:
- a CDS encoding phosphoglycerate kinase → MAAFKTLDDIGNISGKRVLVRVDLNVPVADGKVTDATRIERVAPTIAELSGKGAKVILLAHFGRPKDGPSPEFSLEPIARATSEVLGRPVGFASDCVGDTAGSAVAAMNKGDVLLFENTRFYKAEEKNDPAFTERLAANGDIFVNDAFSAAHRAHSSTEGLARLLPAFAGRTMQAELEALEKGLGKPVRPVVAIVGGAKVSTKIDLLMNLVKKVNALVIGGGMANTFLAARGTDVGKSLCEHDLAPTAKQIMIEAAEAGCAIILPVDGVVAREFKAGAACETVAISDVPADGMILDVGAKTVTTIGEWIDRAATLVWNGPLGAFEIEPFDHATVAAAKHAAARTKAGKLVSVAGGGDTVAALNHAGVADDFTYVSTAGGAFLEWMEGKPLPGVDVLKR, encoded by the coding sequence ATGGCTGCCTTCAAGACACTGGACGATATCGGCAACATCAGCGGCAAGCGCGTGCTGGTGCGCGTCGACCTCAACGTTCCCGTCGCCGACGGCAAGGTCACCGATGCCACCCGCATCGAACGCGTCGCGCCGACCATCGCCGAATTGTCCGGCAAGGGCGCCAAGGTCATCCTGCTCGCGCATTTCGGCCGGCCTAAGGACGGTCCCTCGCCCGAATTCTCGCTGGAGCCGATCGCCAGGGCGACGTCAGAGGTGCTCGGCCGCCCCGTCGGCTTTGCCTCGGATTGCGTCGGCGACACGGCGGGCAGTGCGGTCGCGGCCATGAACAAGGGCGACGTGCTGCTGTTCGAAAACACCCGCTTCTACAAGGCCGAGGAAAAGAACGACCCGGCCTTCACCGAAAGGCTCGCCGCCAATGGTGACATCTTCGTCAACGATGCCTTTTCGGCGGCCCACCGCGCCCACTCCTCGACCGAGGGGCTGGCCCGTCTGTTGCCGGCCTTTGCCGGCCGCACCATGCAGGCCGAACTGGAAGCACTGGAGAAAGGCCTGGGCAAACCAGTGCGCCCGGTCGTCGCCATCGTCGGCGGCGCCAAGGTCTCGACCAAGATCGACCTGTTGATGAACCTGGTGAAGAAGGTCAACGCGTTGGTGATCGGCGGCGGCATGGCCAACACCTTCCTCGCCGCGCGTGGCACCGATGTCGGCAAGTCGCTGTGCGAGCATGACCTCGCCCCCACCGCCAAGCAGATCATGATCGAGGCGGCGGAGGCCGGCTGCGCCATCATCCTGCCCGTCGACGGCGTCGTCGCCAGGGAGTTCAAGGCGGGCGCGGCCTGCGAGACGGTCGCCATCTCCGACGTCCCGGCCGACGGCATGATCCTCGATGTCGGCGCCAAGACCGTGACCACCATCGGAGAATGGATCGACCGCGCCGCGACGCTGGTCTGGAACGGCCCGCTCGGCGCTTTCGAGATCGAGCCGTTCGATCACGCCACGGTTGCCGCGGCAAAACACGCTGCCGCGCGCACCAAGGCCGGCAAGCTGGTCTCCGTTGCCGGTGGTGGCGACACGGTGGCAGCGCTCAACCACGCCGGTGTCGCCGACGACTTCACCTATGTCTCGACCGCCGGCGGCGCTTTCCTGGAATGGATGGAAGGCAAGCCCCTGCCCGGTGTCGACGTATTGAAGCGGTAA
- a CDS encoding potassium/proton antiporter, with product MEHAIYLVTLVGTALVVAAAFSSLIAFRFGAPLLLLFLCIGLASGTDGLGIQFDNARIAYFAGSLALAVILFDSGFGTPLNALRQAAGPALSLATFGVLLTTGLFGAAAYYLLDLSWLESFLLGAAVASTDAAAVFFLLRAGEINLRERVRSTLEVESGSNDPIAIFLTITLVEVIAAHANPEANVLVTSLILGFLVNMGLGAIVGVLGGLAIVRLVDRLNLDHGLLPIFVLTLSLMVFAAAGAIGGSGFLAVYIAGLIAGNSDIRAVTILKRFQDGMSWLAQIIMFLILGLFATPSQFPAIMVPAVLLGLFLMFVARPVAVWLCLIPFRLPRPEVAFVSWVGLRGAVSILLAITPLLGGLENGRIIFNTAFIIVLVSLVVQGWTVGPLARRLGLIVPARLGPLDKVELELPGSAHHELLAYRVAPGSPVARGERIPRWARPSLVLRDGRSMRFQDMGRLAAGDQVYIFVPDRYPRLLDKLFASRAVVDPEDADFFGAFAVDPARSAAELEAAYAPGLTEAEQKQTVGALVTARLGGHAEYADRVLIGSIELIVRDVDDKGRITGLGLSFEPTAPVARVPVFLSAGEMGDRLSAFIRNWRKPIETQALAEPEDAPEPSVEKATTGS from the coding sequence ATGGAGCATGCGATCTATCTCGTCACGCTGGTCGGCACGGCGTTGGTTGTCGCCGCCGCGTTTTCGAGCCTGATCGCCTTCCGCTTCGGCGCCCCCCTCCTGCTGCTCTTTCTGTGCATCGGACTCGCCTCCGGAACCGACGGCCTCGGCATCCAATTCGACAATGCCCGTATCGCCTATTTTGCCGGCTCACTGGCGCTCGCCGTCATCTTGTTCGATTCCGGCTTCGGCACGCCGCTCAACGCCTTGCGGCAGGCGGCGGGCCCGGCGCTCTCGCTGGCAACCTTCGGCGTGCTTCTCACCACCGGCCTGTTCGGCGCCGCCGCCTACTACCTGCTCGATTTGAGCTGGCTGGAATCCTTCCTGCTCGGCGCCGCCGTCGCTTCGACCGACGCCGCGGCGGTGTTCTTCCTGCTGCGCGCGGGCGAGATCAATCTGCGCGAACGCGTGCGCTCCACGCTTGAGGTGGAATCCGGCAGCAACGACCCGATCGCCATCTTCCTGACCATCACCCTGGTCGAGGTCATCGCGGCCCATGCCAACCCTGAAGCCAACGTCCTGGTCACCAGCCTGATCCTCGGCTTTCTCGTCAATATGGGCCTCGGCGCCATCGTCGGCGTGTTGGGTGGCCTTGCCATCGTGCGTCTCGTCGACCGGCTCAACCTCGACCATGGCCTGCTGCCGATCTTCGTGTTGACACTGTCGCTGATGGTCTTCGCCGCCGCCGGCGCCATCGGCGGTTCGGGCTTTCTGGCGGTCTATATCGCCGGCCTCATTGCCGGCAATTCCGACATCCGCGCCGTCACCATCCTCAAGCGCTTCCAGGACGGCATGTCCTGGCTGGCGCAGATCATCATGTTCCTGATCCTCGGCCTGTTCGCGACCCCCTCGCAGTTTCCGGCGATCATGGTGCCGGCGGTGCTGCTCGGCCTGTTCCTGATGTTTGTCGCAAGACCGGTCGCGGTCTGGCTCTGCCTGATTCCGTTCCGCCTGCCGCGACCCGAAGTCGCCTTCGTCTCCTGGGTCGGCCTGCGCGGCGCCGTGTCGATCCTGCTTGCCATCACGCCGCTGCTCGGCGGGCTGGAGAACGGCCGCATCATCTTCAACACCGCCTTCATCATCGTGCTGGTGTCCCTGGTCGTTCAGGGCTGGACCGTCGGTCCCCTGGCCCGCCGCCTAGGCCTCATCGTGCCGGCGCGGTTGGGGCCGCTGGACAAGGTTGAACTTGAACTGCCGGGCTCCGCCCATCACGAGCTACTCGCCTATCGCGTCGCACCCGGCAGCCCGGTGGCGCGCGGCGAGCGTATTCCGCGTTGGGCACGGCCCTCGCTAGTGTTGCGCGACGGCCGCTCGATGCGCTTCCAGGACATGGGCCGGCTCGCCGCCGGCGACCAGGTCTACATCTTCGTGCCGGACCGCTATCCGCGCCTGCTCGACAAGCTGTTCGCCAGCCGTGCCGTGGTCGACCCCGAGGATGCCGATTTCTTCGGTGCCTTCGCCGTCGACCCGGCGCGCTCCGCCGCCGAGCTGGAGGCCGCCTATGCGCCGGGCCTGACCGAGGCGGAGCAGAAGCAGACCGTCGGCGCGCTGGTCACGGCGCGGCTCGGCGGCCATGCCGAATATGCCGACCGCGTGCTCATCGGCTCGATCGAGCTGATCGTCAGGGACGTCGACGACAAGGGCAGGATCACGGGCCTCGGTCTTTCCTTCGAGCCGACCGCACCGGTGGCGCGGGTCCCGGTGTTCCTCAGTGCCGGCGAGATGGGCGACCGGCTGAGCGCCTTTATCCGCAACTGGCGCAAACCGATCGAGACGCAGGCGCTGGCAGAGCCTGAGGACGCCCCTGAGCCGTCGGTAGAAAAGGCAACGACCGGAAGCTGA
- the gap gene encoding type I glyceraldehyde-3-phosphate dehydrogenase — protein sequence MTVRVAINGFGRIGRNILRAIHESGRKDIDVVAVNDLGPVETNAHLLRYDSVHGRFPHEVSVSGDQITVGKEKFKVTAIKDPTQLPWKELGVDIALECTGIFTARDKAAAHLTAGAKRVLVSAPAEGADLTVVYGINHDKLTKDHIVISNASCTTNCLAPLAAVLHETVGIEKGMMTTIHSYTGDQPTLDTMHKDLYRARAAALSQIPTSTGAAKAIGLVLPDLKGKLDGISIRVPTPNVSVVDFKFIAKRPTTVQEINDAVIAASNGKLKGILGVTHHPNVSIDFNHDPRSSIMALDQTKVMDGNFVSVLSWYDNEWGFSNRMGDTAVAFGKTIA from the coding sequence ATGACCGTCAGAGTTGCCATCAACGGATTCGGCCGCATCGGCCGCAATATACTGCGCGCCATCCACGAATCCGGCCGCAAGGACATCGACGTCGTTGCCGTCAACGACCTCGGCCCGGTCGAGACCAACGCGCACCTGCTGCGCTACGACAGCGTGCACGGCCGCTTCCCGCATGAAGTGTCGGTGTCCGGCGACCAGATCACGGTCGGCAAGGAAAAGTTCAAGGTCACCGCCATCAAGGACCCGACGCAGCTGCCGTGGAAGGAACTCGGCGTCGACATCGCGCTCGAATGCACCGGCATCTTCACCGCCCGCGACAAGGCCGCCGCGCACCTGACCGCCGGCGCCAAGCGCGTTCTGGTCTCGGCCCCTGCCGAAGGCGCCGACCTCACCGTCGTCTATGGTATCAACCACGACAAGCTGACCAAGGACCACATCGTCATCTCGAATGCCTCCTGCACCACCAACTGCCTCGCGCCGCTGGCCGCCGTGCTGCACGAGACGGTCGGCATCGAAAAGGGCATGATGACGACGATTCACTCCTACACGGGCGACCAGCCGACGCTGGACACCATGCACAAGGATCTCTACCGCGCCCGCGCCGCGGCCCTGTCGCAGATCCCGACCTCGACCGGCGCCGCCAAGGCGATCGGCCTCGTGCTGCCCGATCTCAAGGGCAAGCTCGACGGCATCTCGATCCGCGTGCCGACCCCGAACGTCTCGGTCGTCGACTTCAAGTTCATCGCCAAGCGCCCGACCACGGTCCAGGAAATCAACGACGCGGTCATCGCCGCTTCCAACGGCAAGTTGAAGGGCATTCTCGGCGTCACTCATCACCCGAACGTGTCGATCGACTTCAACCACGATCCGCGATCCTCGATCATGGCGCTCGACCAGACCAAGGTGATGGACGGCAACTTCGTTTCGGTGCTGTCGTGGTACGACAATGAATGGGGCTTCTCCAACCGCATGGGCGACACCGCCGTCGCCTTCGGCAAGACCATCGCCTGA
- the tkt gene encoding transketolase, with protein sequence MTSREQHDRMANAIRFLSMDAVEKANSGHPGLPMGCADIATVLFTRFLKYDPKAPHWADRDRFILSAGHGSMLLYSLLYLTGYEDMTIDQIKHFRQLGSKTAGHPEYGHATGIETTTGPLGQGLANSVGFALGERIMNAAFGNDLVDHYTYVLAGDGCLMEGVSQEAIALAGHLKLNKLIVFWDNNNISIDGPVSLADNTDQVARFQASGWNASHIDGTDPEAIAYAIEAARHSDKPTMIACKTTIGFGAPTKAGTNKAHGSPLGADEIAGARKFFNWQSPPFEIPAEILEAWRAAGKAGAKPRTDWEGRLAKAEPKLKAEFERRLAGKLPSNFDAVIAEYKKKLSADKPKVATRKSSEMALEVINGAVPETIGGSADLTGSNNTKTSQTKNITPDDYGQRYVHYGIREHGMAAAINGLTLHGGLIAYGGTFMCFSDYARPSMRLSSLMGIRSIFVMTHDSIGLGEDGPTHQPVEHLAALRAIPNHNVFRPADAVETAECWQIALESEKTPSTLALTRQNLPTVRTEHSAKNLSSQGAYELAAASGEAAVTIFATGSEVEIALGARDLLEKHGHPTRVVSVPCFELFDKQSDDYRKKTIGNAPIKMAIEAGIRQGWDHLIGSDGIFVGMTGFGASGTIEQLYPHFGITAEAAAKAAEARLHAK encoded by the coding sequence ATGACGTCGCGTGAACAACATGACCGGATGGCCAATGCGATCCGTTTTCTCTCCATGGACGCCGTTGAGAAGGCGAATTCCGGCCATCCCGGCCTGCCCATGGGCTGCGCCGACATCGCCACGGTGCTGTTCACCCGTTTCCTGAAATACGATCCCAAGGCCCCGCACTGGGCCGACCGCGACCGCTTCATCCTGTCGGCCGGCCATGGTTCGATGCTGCTCTATTCGCTGCTCTACCTGACCGGCTACGAGGACATGACGATCGACCAGATCAAGCATTTCCGCCAGTTGGGCTCCAAGACCGCCGGCCATCCCGAATACGGCCATGCCACCGGCATCGAGACGACAACCGGCCCGCTCGGCCAGGGGCTGGCCAATTCGGTCGGCTTCGCGCTTGGCGAGCGCATCATGAACGCCGCCTTCGGCAACGACCTCGTCGACCACTACACCTATGTGCTGGCCGGCGACGGCTGCCTGATGGAAGGTGTTTCCCAGGAAGCCATCGCGCTTGCCGGGCATCTGAAGCTCAACAAGCTCATCGTCTTCTGGGACAACAACAACATCTCGATCGACGGTCCGGTTTCGCTCGCCGACAACACCGACCAGGTCGCCCGCTTCCAGGCCTCCGGCTGGAATGCGAGCCATATCGACGGCACCGATCCGGAAGCGATCGCCTACGCCATCGAGGCCGCCCGCCATTCCGACAAGCCGACGATGATCGCCTGCAAGACGACCATCGGCTTCGGCGCTCCGACCAAGGCCGGCACCAACAAGGCGCACGGCTCGCCGCTCGGCGCCGACGAGATCGCCGGCGCGCGCAAGTTCTTCAACTGGCAGTCGCCGCCCTTCGAGATCCCGGCCGAGATCCTGGAGGCATGGCGCGCGGCCGGCAAGGCCGGCGCCAAGCCGCGCACCGACTGGGAAGGCCGCCTCGCCAAGGCCGAGCCGAAGCTGAAGGCCGAGTTCGAGCGCCGCCTCGCCGGCAAGCTGCCATCCAACTTCGACGCCGTCATTGCCGAGTACAAGAAGAAGCTCTCGGCCGACAAGCCGAAGGTCGCCACCCGCAAATCGTCCGAGATGGCGCTGGAAGTCATCAACGGCGCCGTACCGGAAACCATCGGCGGTTCCGCCGACCTGACCGGCTCCAACAACACCAAGACCAGCCAGACCAAGAATATCACGCCGGACGACTATGGCCAGCGCTATGTCCACTACGGCATCCGCGAGCACGGCATGGCGGCCGCGATCAACGGCCTGACGCTGCATGGCGGCCTCATCGCCTATGGCGGCACGTTCATGTGCTTCTCCGACTATGCCCGCCCGTCGATGCGGCTTTCCTCGCTGATGGGCATCCGCTCGATCTTCGTCATGACCCATGATTCCATTGGTCTGGGCGAGGACGGCCCGACCCACCAGCCGGTCGAGCATCTGGCGGCCCTGCGCGCCATCCCCAACCACAATGTCTTCCGTCCGGCCGACGCGGTGGAAACCGCCGAATGCTGGCAGATCGCGCTCGAATCCGAAAAGACGCCGTCGACCCTGGCGCTGACTCGCCAGAACCTGCCGACGGTTCGCACCGAGCACTCGGCCAAGAACCTGAGCAGCCAGGGCGCCTATGAACTGGCCGCGGCCAGCGGCGAGGCGGCGGTGACCATCTTCGCCACCGGCTCCGAAGTCGAGATCGCTCTTGGCGCCCGTGACTTGCTTGAGAAGCACGGCCACCCGACCCGGGTCGTCTCGGTGCCTTGCTTCGAACTGTTCGACAAGCAGAGCGACGACTACCGCAAGAAGACGATCGGCAACGCGCCGATCAAGATGGCGATCGAGGCCGGCATCCGCCAGGGCTGGGATCATCTCATCGGTTCGGACGGCATCTTCGTCGGCATGACCGGCTTCGGCGCCTCGGGCACGATCGAGCAGCTCTACCCGCATTTCGGCATCACCGCCGAGGCGGCGGCCAAGGCGGCGGAGGCCCGCCTGCACGCCAAGTAA
- a CDS encoding DUF4164 domain-containing protein — MTGESTLKEVIARLGKAIEGLENAVAAKLEHERDYSEAEAEVQRMNADRSRLAQELDNSEARAERLEDANKEVSRRLVTAMETIRAVLDR, encoded by the coding sequence ATGACCGGGGAAAGCACGCTCAAGGAAGTCATCGCCAGGCTGGGCAAGGCCATCGAAGGGCTGGAGAACGCCGTCGCGGCCAAGCTGGAGCACGAGCGCGACTATTCGGAAGCCGAGGCCGAAGTGCAGCGGATGAATGCCGACCGCTCGCGGCTGGCGCAGGAACTCGACAATTCCGAAGCGCGCGCCGAACGGCTGGAAGACGCCAACAAGGAAGTCTCGCGACGGCTGGTGACCGCCATGGAAACCATCCGCGCCGTGTTGGACAGATAG
- a CDS encoding cell division protein ZapA yields MAQVTVSIDGKQYRMACDEGQEEHLIDLAERFDRYVSHLKDSFGEIGDQRLTVMAGIMVMDELSELQKRVKGMESEVLTLRKTRDEALTKADKSDSVLTNALGALAQRMEDLTATLAINKA; encoded by the coding sequence ATGGCACAGGTCACGGTTTCAATCGACGGCAAGCAATACCGCATGGCCTGCGACGAGGGCCAGGAAGAGCACCTGATCGACCTTGCCGAGCGCTTCGACCGTTATGTCTCGCACCTGAAGGACTCGTTCGGCGAGATCGGCGACCAGCGGCTGACGGTCATGGCGGGCATCATGGTGATGGACGAGCTGTCGGAGCTGCAGAAACGCGTCAAGGGTATGGAAAGCGAAGTGCTGACCTTGCGCAAGACGCGCGACGAGGCGTTGACCAAGGCCGACAAGAGCGACAGCGTGCTGACCAACGCGCTCGGCGCGCTGGCGCAGCGCATGGAAGATCTGACGGCGACGCTGGCGATCAACAAGGCCTGA
- a CDS encoding peroxiredoxin, with product MSLRINDIAPDFTAETTQGEIKFHDWIGDGWAILFSHPKNFTPVCTTELGTMAGLEGEFKKRNVKIIGISVDPVASHEKWQADIKTATGHSVHYPLIGDKDLKVAKLYDMLPAGAGETSEGRTPADNATVRSVYVIGPDKKIKLVLTYPMTTGRNFDEILRAVDSMQLTAKHQVATPANWKQGEDVIITAAVSNEDAIKRFGAYETILPYLRKTKQPSA from the coding sequence ATGAGCCTTCGTATCAACGACATCGCGCCGGACTTCACCGCCGAGACCACGCAAGGAGAGATCAAGTTCCATGACTGGATCGGCGACGGCTGGGCGATCCTGTTTAGCCATCCGAAGAACTTCACACCGGTCTGCACGACCGAGCTTGGCACGATGGCGGGGCTGGAAGGCGAGTTCAAGAAGCGCAACGTCAAGATCATCGGCATCTCCGTCGATCCGGTCGCGAGCCACGAAAAGTGGCAGGCCGACATCAAGACGGCGACCGGCCATTCGGTGCACTATCCGCTGATCGGCGACAAGGACCTCAAGGTCGCCAAGCTTTACGACATGCTTCCCGCCGGTGCCGGCGAAACCTCGGAGGGCCGCACGCCCGCCGACAACGCCACGGTGCGCTCGGTCTATGTCATCGGACCGGACAAGAAGATCAAGCTGGTGCTGACCTATCCGATGACCACGGGCCGCAACTTCGACGAGATTCTGCGCGCGGTCGATTCCATGCAGCTCACCGCCAAGCATCAGGTGGCGACGCCGGCCAACTGGAAACAGGGCGAGGACGTCATCATCACCGCCGCCGTCTCCAACGAGGATGCGATCAAGCGCTTCGGCGCCTACGAAACCATCCTGCCCTATCTCAGGAAGACCAAGCAGCCATCCGCCTGA
- a CDS encoding MBL fold metallo-hydrolase, giving the protein MVRGFYDKPTGAIQYVVTDPATKRCAVIDPVLDFDEKSGATGTKSADALLDFIRESGLELEWILDTHPHADHFSAAHYLKQKTGAPMAIGNRIVDVQNLWKAIYNWPDFPADGSQWDRLFAEGQTFRVGTMPVKVLFSPGHTLASITYVIGDAAFIHDTLFMPDSGTARADFPGGSAARLWHSIQGILALPDETRVFVGHDYQAGGREPLWESTVAAQKATNIHLVAARNEAEFVALREARDRTLPMPRLILHALQVNMNGGRLPEPEANGRRYLKFPLDGL; this is encoded by the coding sequence ATGGTCAGGGGCTTCTATGACAAGCCGACCGGGGCCATCCAGTATGTCGTCACCGACCCTGCCACGAAGCGGTGTGCCGTCATCGATCCGGTCCTCGACTTCGACGAGAAATCCGGCGCGACGGGTACGAAGAGCGCGGATGCCTTGCTCGATTTCATCAGGGAAAGCGGGCTGGAGCTGGAATGGATCCTCGACACGCACCCGCATGCCGACCATTTCTCCGCAGCGCACTACCTGAAACAGAAGACCGGAGCACCGATGGCGATCGGCAACAGGATCGTCGACGTCCAGAACCTGTGGAAGGCGATCTACAACTGGCCGGATTTTCCCGCCGACGGCTCGCAGTGGGACAGGCTGTTCGCAGAGGGCCAAACCTTCCGGGTCGGAACCATGCCGGTCAAGGTGCTGTTCTCGCCGGGGCACACGCTGGCCTCGATCACCTATGTGATCGGCGATGCCGCCTTCATCCACGATACGCTGTTCATGCCCGACAGCGGCACGGCGCGGGCCGATTTTCCCGGCGGCAGTGCCGCGCGGCTGTGGCACTCGATCCAGGGCATACTGGCGCTGCCCGACGAGACGCGCGTCTTTGTCGGGCATGATTATCAGGCCGGTGGCCGCGAGCCGTTGTGGGAAAGCACGGTGGCCGCGCAGAAGGCGACCAACATCCATCTCGTTGCAGCGCGCAACGAGGCCGAGTTCGTCGCCCTGCGCGAGGCCCGCGACCGGACATTGCCGATGCCGCGGCTGATCCTGCATGCGCTGCAGGTCAACATGAATGGCGGACGGCTGCCGGAACCGGAAGCCAATGGCCGGCGGTACCTGAAGTTTCCGCTGGATGGGCTTTGA
- the rpoH gene encoding RNA polymerase sigma factor RpoH: MAQSLPSIVSGEGGLSRYLEEIRRFPMLQPQEEYMLAKRYAEHEDTSAAHKLVTSHLRLVAKIAMGYRGYGLPIGEVISEGNVGLMQAVKKFEPERGFRLATYAMWWIKASIQEYILRSWSLVKMGTTANQKRLFFNLRKVKGKIQALDDGDLKPDQIAEIATRLNVSEAEVVSMNRRLSGDASLNAPIRATEGESGEWQDWLVDDHESQEEMLIEQDELENRRGMLSGALAVLNDRERRIFEARRLAEEPLTLEELSSEFDISRERVRQIEVRAFEKVQDAVKAAAKRQTQALRTIEAQPAA, encoded by the coding sequence ATGGCCCAGTCACTACCCAGTATCGTTTCCGGCGAAGGCGGCCTCAGCCGCTACCTGGAAGAAATCCGCCGCTTTCCCATGCTTCAGCCGCAGGAAGAGTACATGCTCGCCAAGCGTTATGCCGAGCATGAAGACACTTCCGCTGCGCACAAGCTCGTCACCAGCCATTTGAGGCTCGTCGCCAAGATCGCCATGGGCTATCGCGGCTACGGCCTGCCGATCGGCGAAGTGATCTCGGAGGGCAATGTCGGCCTGATGCAGGCCGTCAAGAAATTCGAACCCGAACGTGGCTTCCGCCTCGCGACCTACGCCATGTGGTGGATCAAGGCCTCGATACAGGAATACATCCTGCGCTCGTGGAGCCTGGTCAAGATGGGCACGACCGCCAACCAGAAGCGCCTGTTCTTCAACCTGCGCAAGGTGAAGGGCAAGATCCAGGCGCTGGACGACGGCGACCTCAAGCCCGACCAGATCGCAGAGATCGCCACGCGGCTCAACGTTTCCGAAGCCGAAGTGGTGTCGATGAACCGCCGCCTGTCGGGCGACGCCTCGCTCAACGCCCCTATCCGTGCGACGGAAGGCGAATCCGGCGAATGGCAGGACTGGCTGGTCGACGACCACGAAAGCCAGGAAGAGATGCTGATCGAGCAGGACGAGCTGGAAAACCGGCGCGGCATGCTGTCGGGCGCTCTTGCCGTGCTCAACGACCGCGAGCGGCGCATCTTCGAGGCGCGTCGCCTCGCCGAGGAGCCTCTGACCCTGGAAGAGCTGTCGTCCGAGTTCGACATCAGCCGCGAGCGCGTGCGCCAGATCGAGGTGCGCGCCTTCGAGAAGGTGCAGGATGCGGTCAAGGCCGCCGCCAAGCGCCAGACCCAGGCCCTGCGCACCATCGAGGCCCAGCCGGCGGCTTAA
- a CDS encoding RluA family pseudouridine synthase: MSAHNEEAPELIGDQLTEAAPTALIAGEDAAGQRLDQWLAASLGPDMSRSRVQMLIRQGAVRVDGKPVDETKRKMTPGERVSVAMPEPEPAAPQGEDIALDVLYEDDALIVINKPAGLVVHPGAGNWTGTLVNALIHHCGDSLSGIGGVRRPGIVHRLDKETSGVMVVAKTDRAHKALSEAFADHGRTGDLERAYLALVWGIPQRPTGTVDAPLGRAADRVRRAVVPEGRDDARHAVTHFAVQERFGENQQAFATASLVECRLETGRTHQIRVHMAHIGHPVIGDPDYGQAYRTKANRLPEPLKSQVKAFSRQALHAWLLAFRHPDTHLPMRFEAPIPRDMEELVGGFRNL; this comes from the coding sequence ATGAGCGCTCATAACGAAGAGGCCCCCGAATTGATAGGGGACCAATTGACAGAGGCAGCACCCACCGCGCTGATAGCGGGCGAAGATGCGGCCGGCCAGCGGCTCGACCAATGGCTGGCGGCCAGCCTTGGCCCTGATATGTCGCGCAGCCGCGTGCAGATGCTGATCCGGCAAGGCGCGGTCAGGGTCGACGGCAAGCCGGTCGACGAGACCAAGCGCAAGATGACACCAGGCGAACGTGTATCGGTCGCGATGCCGGAGCCGGAGCCGGCCGCGCCACAGGGCGAGGACATCGCCCTCGACGTACTCTATGAAGACGACGCGCTGATCGTCATCAACAAGCCGGCGGGGCTGGTCGTGCATCCCGGCGCCGGCAACTGGACCGGCACGCTGGTCAACGCGCTGATCCATCATTGCGGCGACAGCCTTTCCGGCATTGGCGGGGTGCGCCGGCCAGGCATCGTCCATCGTCTCGACAAGGAGACCAGCGGCGTCATGGTGGTGGCCAAGACCGACCGCGCCCACAAGGCCCTGTCAGAGGCCTTCGCCGACCATGGCCGGACCGGCGATCTCGAACGCGCCTACCTGGCCCTGGTCTGGGGCATCCCGCAAAGGCCGACCGGAACAGTCGACGCACCGCTCGGCCGCGCCGCCGACCGGGTGCGCCGCGCCGTGGTGCCGGAAGGCCGCGACGACGCTCGCCATGCCGTCACCCATTTCGCCGTTCAGGAGCGTTTCGGCGAGAACCAACAGGCGTTCGCGACCGCCAGCCTGGTCGAATGCCGGCTGGAGACGGGCCGCACCCACCAGATCCGCGTCCATATGGCCCATATCGGCCACCCGGTGATCGGCGATCCTGACTATGGCCAGGCCTACCGCACCAAGGCCAATCGCCTGCCGGAACCCCTGAAAAGTCAGGTCAAGGCATTTTCCCGGCAAGCTTTGCACGCCTGGCTCCTTGCATTTCGCCATCCGGATACCCATCTACCGATGAGGTTCGAGGCGCCGATACCGAGGGACATGGAGGAACTCGTCGGCGGCTTTCGTAATCTCTGA
- a CDS encoding fimbrial protein, with protein sequence MARPAAEEDQEKPLDPEVEKMRGKLVRFMAINLGLLLLALMVVIAAIVYKARKASPENPPSVGDIQVPAGEPLSGDIVLPVGAKVVSQSLSGNRISIDAELADGGRTIFVYDIGERRLIGRFAVRSR encoded by the coding sequence ATGGCCCGGCCCGCTGCCGAAGAAGATCAGGAAAAGCCGCTCGATCCCGAGGTCGAAAAGATGCGTGGCAAGCTCGTCCGCTTCATGGCCATCAATCTCGGCCTGCTGTTGCTGGCTCTTATGGTGGTGATCGCGGCGATTGTCTACAAAGCGCGCAAAGCATCTCCCGAGAACCCGCCATCGGTCGGCGATATCCAGGTGCCCGCCGGCGAGCCGTTGAGCGGCGACATCGTGCTGCCGGTCGGCGCCAAGGTGGTGAGCCAGTCGCTGTCCGGCAATCGCATCTCGATCGATGCCGAACTTGCCGACGGCGGCCGCACGATCTTCGTCTATGACATTGGCGAGCGTCGCCTGATCGGCCGTTTCGCTGTTCGCAGCAGATGA